One window of Watersipora subatra chromosome 3, tzWatSuba1.1, whole genome shotgun sequence genomic DNA carries:
- the LOC137390181 gene encoding eukaryotic translation initiation factor 3 subunit G-like, which yields MPSLELESEAKPSWADQVEEGDHLDLPPRCETFDKNTGTRVVTEYKIDDDGKKVKVVKTYKVETRKVSKSIAKRKAWKKFGEASSDPPGPNPSNTICSVEEIYMQFVHTKEAAQEAESETDPLAALKGQQKMVQCRICKGEHWTTKCPYKDTLVPLQESLNQGTEATPQNESSGAAGRTGGSDKYVPPSLRAGAGQRKDGETMSRRDDLATIRVTNLSEDTREDDLQELFRPFGNISRIYLAKDKNTGASKGFAFINFHRKEDAARAIKGVSGFGYDHLILKVEWAKPSGDSNK from the exons AATCAGA GGCCAAGCCAAGTTGGGCAGATCAAGTAGAAGAAGGAGATCATCTTG ATCTGCCTCCAAGGTGTGAAACTTTTGACAAGAACACTGGCACCAGAGTTGTCACTGAATATAAAATTGATGATGATGGTAAAAAGGTTAAAGTTGTAAAGACCTACAAAGTGGAAACAAGAAAAGTGTCCAAGTCTATCGCAAAGAGGAAg GCTTGGAAGAAGTTTGGTGAGGCGTCGTCAGACCCCCCAGGTCCAAACCCTTCTAACACAATATGTTCTGTGGAAGAAATTTATATGCAGTTTGTGCATACAAAGGAAGCTGCGCAGGAGGCGGAGTCAGAGACAGACCCTCTGGCAGCTCTGAAAG GTCAACAGAAGATGGTGCAGTGCAGGATATGTAAAGGAGAGCATTGGACAACCAAATGTCCTTACAAGGATACCCTCGTCCCACTGCAAGAGTCCCTCAATCAAGGAACTGAGGCTACACCGCAGAATGAGTCTTCTGGTGCTGCAGGCCGAACTGGAGGCTCTGACAAATATGTTCCACCCAGTCTTAGGGCCGGAGCTGGACAGAGGAAAGACGGAGAAACGATGTCTAGACGAG ATGACCTTGCCACAATTCGAGTTACTAATCTCTCAGAAGACACAAGAGAAGATGATCTCCAGGAGTTGTTCAGGCCATTTGGTAACATCTCCAGGATATACCTAGCTAAAGACAAAAATACTGGAGCCTCAAAG GGCTTTGCTTTTATAAACTTTCATCGTAAGGAGGATGCTGCACGTGCAATAAAGGGTGTTTCTGGATTCGGATACGATCATCTCATCCTCAAAGTTGAATGGGCCAA GCCTTCTGGGGATAGCAATAAATAA